The following are encoded in a window of Geobacter metallireducens GS-15 genomic DNA:
- a CDS encoding D-sedoheptulose 7-phosphate isomerase encodes MNEEIMTQLRSHREVMEAVERELTPRIAAFAGMLVAALKGGKKLLVMGNGGSAADAQHFAAEIVGRFKMERRGLPAVALTTDTSILTAIGNDYGFDAVFRRQVEALADEGDVVVGLSTSGSSRNVYDALALANDRGCITVGLLGRDGGTLKDIVDLDVTVPSGDTPRIQEGHITIIHIVCDLVEKGLFK; translated from the coding sequence ATGAATGAGGAAATCATGACCCAGCTCCGGTCCCACCGGGAGGTGATGGAGGCGGTGGAACGGGAGCTGACGCCGCGGATCGCCGCCTTTGCCGGGATGCTCGTTGCCGCCCTGAAAGGCGGGAAGAAGCTCCTCGTCATGGGGAACGGAGGCTCTGCCGCCGATGCCCAGCACTTTGCCGCCGAGATCGTCGGCCGCTTCAAGATGGAGCGCCGGGGGTTGCCGGCCGTGGCCCTCACCACCGACACCTCGATCCTGACCGCCATCGGCAATGATTACGGCTTCGACGCCGTTTTCCGCCGCCAGGTGGAGGCCCTGGCCGACGAGGGGGATGTGGTTGTCGGCCTTTCCACGAGCGGTTCGTCCCGGAACGTGTACGACGCCCTCGCCCTTGCCAATGACCGGGGGTGCATCACCGTGGGGCTCCTGGGGCGCGACGGCGGGACCCTCAAGGATATCGTCGATCTCGACGTCACCGTTCCGAGCGGCGATACCCCCCGTATCCAGGAGGGGCACATCACCATCATCCACATCGTCTGCGATCTCGTGGAG